In Chryseobacterium lactis, a single genomic region encodes these proteins:
- a CDS encoding zinc-dependent metalloprotease, which produces MNRTILMKNYRLALYLGLAMASPMALAQKKDTVKVNKDKTDKTETSSSKKAKKIEDLIKKGTYKKGLFNTIQVKTDVYFEIPDSLMGRQFLVVNKLSQVPMQVNEAGLNKGMNYENKIITFHRDNVARKVWVKTSDVKVSSPKNDAITKSVKDNFSESVIEVFDIEAQNSDSTSVAIKVNKVFDGNQKSFNDVLANVGLGGSVKSSLSYIEGVKTFPKNLVVKSQLTTSVNEGGVDLPVTLGVTTNLVLLSRNPMKPRISDSRVGFFTEKHWAFNDRQQKMDEKFFITRWNLEPKDEDREKYLRGELVEPKKQIVYYIDPSTPKQWREKIIAGVYDWQAAFEQAGFKNAVIAKMPDEKDEDFDIDDVRYSVITYAASPKANAMGPSVVDPRSGEIIESDIIWWHNVMTSLQEWMRIQTGPIDPKSRGNKFSDEHMGEAIRFVSSHEVGHTFGLKHNMGASFAFPVESLRSKEFTDKMGGTAPSIMDYARYNYVAQPEDGVTAITPKIGVYDKYAIEWGYRWYPDEMSEKKALRNLIEKHQDDPMYFYGEQQSYLETIDPRSQSEDLGDDAMRASEYGLKNLKTVVNNLLSWTYEDGKDYTNAGKLYMGVIGQWDLYTGHVMANVGGIYLNNTVFGSKKKAYEAVPAETQKRAVDYLIKNAISLPEWLFFNPITEKTYPVKNSPMGPFEQTPYTLARGMQYANIYSLLMDDRLLRLLENELKHQVSGSKEEIYTVENLFDQVRGSVFNKKGNLNILEKMAQKNYVDALIVSVNKLFEKTAVKALKIDNTLKVPTICNFHEDEQGLRNINYSSMKRVSEVTTYKRAELQKVLDLLYKREYKGDDASRAHYADLIIRIKEALNK; this is translated from the coding sequence ATGAATCGGACTATTTTAATGAAGAATTACAGACTGGCACTGTATTTAGGACTTGCTATGGCTTCACCAATGGCACTGGCACAGAAGAAAGATACAGTAAAGGTCAATAAAGACAAAACTGATAAAACAGAAACTTCATCATCAAAGAAGGCAAAAAAAATAGAAGACCTGATCAAGAAAGGGACTTATAAAAAAGGGCTTTTTAATACTATTCAGGTAAAAACGGATGTTTACTTTGAAATTCCGGACAGTTTAATGGGACGCCAGTTTTTGGTGGTTAATAAGCTGTCTCAGGTTCCTATGCAGGTTAACGAGGCAGGCCTGAACAAAGGAATGAATTATGAAAATAAGATCATCACTTTTCACCGTGATAATGTAGCCAGAAAAGTTTGGGTAAAAACTTCGGACGTAAAAGTATCCTCACCTAAGAATGATGCCATTACAAAATCTGTAAAAGATAACTTTTCGGAATCTGTCATTGAAGTTTTTGATATTGAAGCACAAAACAGTGATTCCACTTCTGTGGCTATTAAAGTCAATAAAGTCTTTGATGGAAATCAGAAAAGTTTTAATGATGTACTGGCTAATGTTGGATTGGGTGGGTCGGTAAAATCGAGTCTTTCTTATATTGAAGGAGTAAAGACATTTCCTAAAAACCTTGTCGTGAAATCTCAGCTGACAACCTCTGTAAATGAAGGAGGAGTTGATCTGCCGGTAACTTTAGGAGTTACTACCAATCTTGTACTGCTTTCCAGGAACCCTATGAAACCAAGAATCTCCGATTCAAGAGTAGGATTTTTCACAGAAAAGCATTGGGCTTTCAACGACCGCCAGCAGAAGATGGATGAAAAATTCTTCATCACCCGTTGGAACCTTGAACCTAAAGACGAAGATAGAGAAAAGTACCTGAGGGGAGAATTAGTAGAACCGAAAAAACAGATCGTTTATTATATTGATCCTTCAACACCTAAACAATGGCGTGAAAAGATCATTGCCGGAGTTTACGACTGGCAGGCTGCTTTTGAACAGGCAGGTTTTAAAAATGCAGTAATTGCAAAAATGCCTGATGAAAAAGATGAAGATTTTGATATCGATGATGTAAGATATTCAGTGATTACCTATGCAGCTTCACCTAAAGCAAATGCGATGGGGCCTTCAGTAGTGGATCCGCGAAGTGGTGAAATTATCGAATCTGATATCATCTGGTGGCACAATGTTATGACTTCACTTCAGGAATGGATGAGAATTCAAACCGGACCCATAGATCCGAAATCCAGAGGTAATAAATTTAGTGATGAACATATGGGTGAGGCTATTCGTTTTGTGTCGTCTCATGAAGTAGGGCATACGTTCGGATTGAAACATAATATGGGAGCTTCTTTTGCATTTCCTGTAGAGTCGCTTCGTTCCAAAGAATTTACCGATAAAATGGGCGGTACTGCCCCTTCTATTATGGATTATGCCCGTTACAATTACGTGGCTCAGCCGGAAGACGGAGTAACGGCTATTACTCCGAAAATAGGAGTGTATGATAAATATGCTATTGAATGGGGCTATCGTTGGTATCCGGATGAAATGTCTGAGAAAAAAGCATTGAGAAATTTAATAGAAAAACATCAGGACGACCCCATGTATTTCTACGGAGAACAACAAAGCTACTTAGAAACAATCGATCCGCGTTCACAATCTGAAGACCTTGGAGATGATGCGATGAGGGCCAGTGAATACGGGTTGAAAAACTTAAAAACTGTTGTCAACAATCTGTTAAGCTGGACCTATGAAGATGGTAAAGATTATACCAATGCCGGAAAATTATATATGGGTGTTATCGGACAATGGGATTTGTATACCGGTCACGTAATGGCGAATGTGGGAGGAATTTACCTGAACAATACTGTTTTTGGCAGCAAGAAAAAAGCGTATGAAGCAGTACCGGCAGAGACTCAGAAAAGAGCAGTTGATTATCTTATTAAAAATGCAATCAGCCTTCCGGAATGGTTATTCTTTAATCCGATAACAGAAAAAACATACCCGGTTAAAAACTCGCCGATGGGGCCGTTTGAACAAACTCCATATACACTGGCAAGGGGAATGCAGTATGCCAATATTTACTCCCTGTTGATGGATGACCGATTATTGAGGCTGCTTGAAAATGAATTAAAACATCAGGTTTCAGGGTCTAAAGAAGAGATCTACACCGTTGAGAATCTATTTGATCAGGTAAGAGGATCTGTTTTCAATAAAAAAGGAAATCTTAATATTCTTGAAAAGATGGCTCAAAAGAATTATGTGGATGCATTGATTGTTTCAGTGAATAAACTATTCGAAAAAACAGCTGTTAAAGCCTTAAAGATCGACAATACCCTAAAGGTTCCAACGATTTGTAATTTCCATGAAGACGAACAGGGCCTGAGAAATATTAATTATTCATCCATGAAAAGAGTATCTGAAGTAACGACTTACAAAAGAGCGGAATTACAGAAGGTACTGGACTTACTATATAAAAGAGAATATAAAGGAGATGATGCCTCCAGGGCTCACTATGCAGACTTAATCATCCGTATTAAAGAGGCTTTAAATAAATAA